A DNA window from Verrucomicrobiia bacterium contains the following coding sequences:
- a CDS encoding HU family DNA-binding protein, with protein sequence MTKRDLVIRISNDTNLIQQDVLTVVQKTLDYVTEALIKGETVELRNFGVFEVKLRKPRVGRNPNDPGKDVQIPARAVVKFKPGKEMREQVLRLTEKYNPSQNPPHA encoded by the coding sequence ATGACGAAGCGAGACCTGGTGATTCGGATCAGCAATGACACGAACCTTATTCAACAGGACGTGCTGACGGTCGTGCAAAAGACCCTGGACTACGTCACGGAGGCGCTCATCAAGGGTGAGACCGTCGAGCTGCGCAACTTTGGCGTCTTCGAGGTCAAGCTGCGCAAGCCGCGCGTGGGTCGCAACCCGAACGATCCGGGCAAGGATGTGCAGATTCCCGCCCGGGCGGTCGTGAAGTTTAAACCCGGCAAGGAAATGCGCGAACAGGTATTGCGGCTCACGGAAAAGTACAACCCGTCGCAGAACCCGCCGCACGCCTGA